From a single Mobula birostris isolate sMobBir1 chromosome 13, sMobBir1.hap1, whole genome shotgun sequence genomic region:
- the LOC140208479 gene encoding uncharacterized protein — protein MAHQRVHTGEKPFTCSVCGKRFTWLSTLQSHQRIHTGEKPFTCSVCGKRFTDSSNLQRHQRVHTGEKPFTCSVCGKRFTDSSTVQSHQRVHTGEKPFTCSVCGKGFTQLSKLQIHQRVHTGEKPFTCSECGKGFTQLSALQRHQRVHTGEKPFTCSVCGKRFTDSSNLQRHQLVHTGEKPFTCSVCGKRFTDSSTLQSHQRVHTGEKPFTCSECGNVFTRSSQLLAHQSVHTGEWPFTCSECGKGFTQSSTLLTHLRVHTGEKPFTCSVCGKRFTQLSNLQRHQRVHTGEKPFTSSERGKGFTQSSNLLAHQSVHNEEWPLL, from the coding sequence atggcacatcagcgagttcacactggggagaagccgttcacgtgctcagtctgtgggaagagattcacttggttatccacactacagagtcatcagcgaattcatactggggagaagccattcacctgctcagtctgtgggaagagattcactgattcatccaacctacagagacatcagcgagttcacactggggagaagccgttcacctgctcagtctgtgggaagagattcactgattcatccaccgtacagagtcatcagcgagttcacactggggagaagccgttcacctgttcagtctgtgggaagggattcactcagttatccaaactacagattcatcagcgagttcacactggggagaagccattcacctgctcagaatgtgggaagggattcactcagttatccgccctgcagagacatcagcgagttcacactggggagaagccgttcacctgctcagtctgtgggaagagattcactgattcatccaacctacagagacaccaattagttcacacaggggagaagccgttcacctgctcagtctgtgggaagagattcactgattcatccaccctacagagtcatcagcgagttcacactggggagaagccattcacctgctcagaatgtgggaatgtattcactcggtcatcccaactactggcacaccagtcagttcacactggggagtggccatttacctgctcagaatgtgggaaaggattcactcaatcatccaccctactgacacatctgcgagttcacactggggaaaaaccgttcacctgctcagtctgtgggaagagattcactcagttatccaacctacagagacatcagcgagttcacactggggagaagccattcaccagcTCAGAacgtgggaaaggattcactcagtcatccaacctactggcacaccagtcagttcacaatgagGAGTGGCCATTGTTATGA